In the genome of Nitrospinota bacterium, one region contains:
- the gatC gene encoding Asp-tRNA(Asn)/Glu-tRNA(Gln) amidotransferase subunit GatC — MLTAEEVLKVAKLANLRISEREVAKTAHDLSAILGHIEQLGKLNTADVPPTSHVIGVENVFREDAVTAHFDHAKSLANAPAQAKNYFSVPRIIE, encoded by the coding sequence ATGCTTACCGCCGAAGAAGTCTTGAAGGTGGCCAAACTGGCCAACCTCAGGATCAGCGAACGGGAGGTGGCGAAGACGGCCCACGACCTCTCCGCCATCCTCGGCCACATCGAGCAACTGGGCAAACTCAATACGGCCGACGTGCCGCCGACCAGCCACGTGATCGGGGTGGAGAACGTCTTCCGCGAAGACGCCGTCACCGCGCACTTCGACCACGCCAAGTCGCTGGCAAACGCGCCGGCCCAGGCGAAAAACTACTTTTCCGTCCCCCGCATCATCGAATAG
- a CDS encoding ATP-binding protein, with translation MKGELRSLRGIILRRLALISVIGVGLVCIVLSYLLYQRDKVSIYNQARGEAELIRTGLLSVMMATGDPEAVRGTVDNFKKQVKFDFRMVRGEHIRKQFGMRDGEEPHDGMERAVLQGALPEYAELDGASFRLVFPFKADERCGRCHVGLDGNPVAAGTVLGMSEMTFNVAEWRDASIRLTTHVVTGMLLIILALGGALYWLFAKEVMEPVHDIANTIARMEEDGAVSALAPATSREIAILNRQVEQMFKSLEDARHAHESALEEERRKMAQIRSFALEQADALGITDATEVDLIIKRLSYAVQEVEKNDMLKQVADFVTLEKKEMVLGNDRRLIRPTALYLTNLIANSQGSLKKGSMELALEEAITNAIVHGNLEVSSKLKEDDFDLFERAVGERMALPPFSERGVKISYDYDRQSATFRIEDEGPGFDWSHFLKKEVDPELLPHGRGIIIIRTFASAVAYNEAGNVLTLTFDLGA, from the coding sequence TTGAAGGGGGAGCTTCGGTCGCTGCGGGGAATCATTCTCCGCCGCCTCGCGCTCATCAGCGTTATCGGCGTGGGACTCGTCTGCATCGTTCTTTCCTACCTCCTTTACCAGCGGGACAAGGTATCCATTTATAACCAAGCCAGGGGAGAGGCCGAGCTGATCCGCACCGGGCTGCTTTCGGTGATGATGGCAACCGGCGACCCGGAAGCGGTGCGCGGCACGGTTGATAACTTCAAAAAACAGGTGAAGTTCGATTTCCGCATGGTGCGCGGGGAGCATATCCGCAAGCAGTTCGGCATGCGCGATGGGGAAGAGCCGCACGACGGCATGGAGCGGGCGGTGCTTCAAGGCGCCCTGCCTGAATACGCCGAACTGGACGGCGCCTCCTTCCGCCTCGTCTTCCCCTTCAAGGCGGATGAACGGTGCGGCCGCTGCCACGTGGGTCTTGACGGCAACCCGGTCGCCGCCGGGACGGTATTGGGGATGTCGGAAATGACCTTTAACGTCGCCGAATGGCGCGATGCGTCGATCCGTCTCACCACCCATGTGGTGACCGGCATGCTGCTCATCATCCTGGCGCTGGGGGGGGCGCTTTATTGGCTCTTTGCCAAAGAGGTGATGGAACCGGTGCATGACATAGCCAATACCATCGCCCGCATGGAAGAAGATGGGGCCGTTTCCGCGCTTGCGCCCGCCACCTCGCGCGAGATCGCCATCCTCAACCGGCAGGTGGAGCAGATGTTCAAGTCGCTGGAGGACGCCCGCCATGCCCACGAGAGCGCGCTGGAAGAAGAACGGCGGAAAATGGCGCAGATACGCTCCTTCGCGCTGGAACAGGCCGACGCGCTGGGGATAACCGACGCCACCGAGGTGGATCTCATCATAAAACGCCTCTCGTACGCGGTGCAGGAGGTGGAAAAAAACGACATGCTGAAGCAGGTGGCCGATTTCGTCACCCTGGAGAAAAAAGAGATGGTGCTGGGCAATGACCGCCGCCTCATACGCCCCACCGCGCTCTACCTCACCAACCTGATCGCCAATTCCCAGGGAAGCCTGAAAAAGGGATCGATGGAACTGGCGCTGGAAGAGGCCATCACCAACGCCATCGTGCATGGCAACCTGGAGGTTTCCTCAAAACTCAAGGAAGATGATTTCGATCTGTTCGAGCGGGCCGTGGGCGAACGGATGGCTCTGCCGCCGTTCAGCGAACGCGGCGTGAAGATCAGCTATGACTACGACCGGCAGAGCGCCACCTTCCGGATCGAGGACGAAGGTCCCGGCTTTGATTGGTCCCATTTCCTCAAGAAAGAGGTCGACCCGGAGTTGCTCCCCCACGGCCGCGGCATCATCATTATCCGCACCTTCGCCTCCGCCGTCGCCTATAACGAAGCGGGGAACGTGCTCACCCTGACCTTCGATTTGGGGGCCTGA
- the gatA gene encoding Asp-tRNA(Asn)/Glu-tRNA(Gln) amidotransferase subunit GatA gives MAELHNETIASLSRKLAAGETTSAALTKNLLERIERLDPQVKAFLRVEKEDALAQAADADKRRAAGEKGPLLGIPVAVKDNIAIEDRLTTCASKILENFRAPYSATVVKKLRGAGAVLIGKTNLDEFAMGSSTENSAFFTTRNPWDLNAVPGGSSGGSAAAVAAGFAPASLGSDTGGSIRQPASLCGVVGLKPTYGRISRFGLVAFASSLDQIGPFARTVEDTALLMNVLAGHDPLDSTSVDMPVPDYAAALKKDVKGMVIGLPKEYLVGGIDPAVETVVKTAAERLAKEGARIEEISLPHTEYGISVYYVIATAEASSNLARYDGVRYGHRSKESHDLAAMYVNSRSEGFGPEVKRRIMLGTYTLSSGYYDAYYLKAQKARTLILNDFRAAFKKCNVILTPTAPTPAFTIGEKADNPLQMYLSDIFTISANLAGIPGISVPGGFAPNGRPIGVQLMAAHFGEETLFTAAAAYERLRDAVVGSTFPKLG, from the coding sequence ATGGCGGAACTGCACAACGAGACCATCGCCTCCCTCTCCCGCAAACTGGCGGCGGGGGAAACCACGTCCGCCGCGCTCACGAAAAACCTGCTGGAGCGGATAGAGCGGCTCGACCCGCAAGTGAAGGCTTTCCTCCGCGTGGAAAAAGAGGATGCGCTGGCGCAGGCCGCCGACGCGGACAAGCGCCGCGCCGCCGGGGAAAAGGGGCCGTTGCTCGGCATCCCCGTCGCGGTGAAGGACAACATCGCCATCGAAGACCGCCTCACCACCTGCGCATCGAAAATACTGGAAAACTTCCGCGCTCCCTACTCCGCCACCGTGGTAAAAAAACTGCGGGGGGCCGGCGCGGTGCTTATCGGCAAGACCAATCTGGACGAATTCGCCATGGGTTCATCCACGGAGAACAGCGCGTTTTTCACCACCCGCAACCCGTGGGACCTCAATGCGGTGCCGGGAGGCTCCAGCGGCGGTTCCGCGGCTGCCGTGGCGGCCGGTTTCGCCCCCGCCTCGCTCGGCTCCGACACCGGCGGCTCCATCCGCCAGCCGGCCTCGCTGTGCGGCGTCGTCGGGCTGAAACCGACCTATGGGCGCATCTCCCGCTTCGGCCTCGTCGCCTTCGCCTCGTCGCTGGATCAGATAGGCCCCTTCGCCCGCACGGTGGAAGATACGGCCCTGCTGATGAACGTGCTGGCGGGGCACGACCCGCTCGACTCCACCTCCGTCGATATGCCGGTGCCGGATTACGCGGCGGCGCTGAAAAAAGACGTGAAAGGGATGGTGATCGGCCTGCCGAAGGAATACCTCGTCGGCGGCATCGATCCCGCCGTTGAAACAGTGGTCAAAACCGCCGCCGAACGGCTGGCGAAGGAAGGCGCGCGCATCGAGGAGATATCGCTCCCCCACACCGAATACGGAATCTCGGTGTACTACGTCATCGCCACCGCCGAGGCGAGCAGCAACCTCGCCCGCTACGACGGCGTCAGATACGGCCACCGCAGCAAAGAGAGCCACGACCTCGCCGCCATGTACGTGAACAGCCGCTCCGAAGGGTTCGGCCCGGAGGTGAAACGCCGCATCATGCTGGGAACCTACACCTTGAGCAGCGGCTATTACGACGCCTACTACCTGAAAGCGCAAAAGGCGCGGACGCTCATACTCAACGACTTCCGCGCGGCGTTCAAAAAGTGCAACGTGATCCTCACCCCCACGGCGCCCACCCCGGCCTTCACCATCGGCGAAAAAGCGGATAACCCGCTGCAGATGTACTTGAGCGACATTTTCACCATCAGCGCCAATCTGGCAGGCATCCCCGGCATCAGCGTGCCGGGCGGCTTTGCGCCGAACGGCAGGCCGATCGGCGTGCAGTTGATGGCGGCCCACTTCGGCGAAGAGACCCTCTTCACCGCCGCCGCCGCCTACGAGCGGCTGCGCGACGCGGTCGTCGGTTCCACCTTCCCCAAACTGGGCTGA
- a CDS encoding addiction module protein, whose protein sequence is MGTIRDELAVKIKSLPDIEKIELVDSILLQLDRPDPEIDRIWADEARRRWQAHKQGKMETVPYGQVMDKHRIA, encoded by the coding sequence ATGGGAACGATCAGGGACGAGCTTGCGGTAAAGATCAAATCTTTGCCGGATATTGAGAAGATTGAACTGGTGGATTCCATCCTTCTGCAGCTCGACAGGCCAGACCCGGAAATTGACCGGATTTGGGCGGACGAGGCTCGCAGGCGCTGGCAGGCGCATAAGCAGGGCAAAATGGAAACGGTCCCCTATGGTCAAGTCATGGACAAACATCGCATCGCATGA